The DNA window TTGTGCTTCCCGGCGGAAACATCGCCGTTGGCGGCTACGGGCTCCGCTGCGGTCGCCTTCTTGACCGGCGTGCCGCTGCCGAGCTGTTGCACCGGCGAGTACTTGAAGACCGGTTCCTTGCTAATGTTGCCGGTGGCGCGAGCTTTGGCTGCTGACCTCCGGAACAGAAGCATGTCGCTGAGCCGCCACTTCTTCCTCCCGCCGTTGATCATCGTGACCGGAGGGATGGAGCGCGGGGACGtgacggagacggagacggggTCTGGTTTCCTCGGCGAAGAGGCTGttccggcgtcggcggcgtctTTGGCACCGGCGCCAAGAGGAGAGGGGCCCTTGGCTGCCTTCGCCagtgcggcggcgaacgggTCAAAGTCGGCGCCGGAACCGACCAGGCCGCGTAGCCGGGGAGACCACATCGACGACTTTGAGATCGGTGACCGTGGCGATGACGCGACGCTACCGCCGTCGAGTAAGCCCGGAGGTGGCTTGAGGGGCCGGATCTTTCCCTCGTCGAAGAGCTCGTCGGCCGTCGTCAGTTCAGCCACCTGCACATTCTTGTCGAGGAGGACGCCGAAGTCGAAGTCGGCGTCGTCCACCTCCCCGTTCGCcgctgaggcggcggcgcaggcgagcTCGGTCTTCGGCTTCCCCGGCTTCTCTTCCCAGTCGAAGGGCACGGTGGAGGCAGCAGTGGAGTAGGACGCGCGGGGCTggaagtcgtcgtcgtcgtcgacgacggcccTGTCCTTGTCAGggccgctcccgtcgccgaCGCTGCTGTCGAACTGCGCGTatatggcggcggcgcgcgccgggCTAGCGGGCGCGCTGGTGAAATGCTGGAAGAGGTCGAAcgggtcggcggcgccggaaaCGATACCGGGGGAGGCGGACTGATGGAGCTCGAACGGGTTGGGTGACGGgggcgccgtcaccgccgtagCCAAGAACGGGTTGGAGTCCCCCATGGCGTCGGTAGAGGCGAACGGGTTGGTGCccgcctccggcgccgcctccgggAAGGCGGTGAACATCGGCCCGTCGAACCGAAAGTCGtcctgcggcggcgaggcgggcaGCGTCGTGAGCTCCATCACGCGGTGGTCGACAGGATGGGCTGGGGTGCACGGAGCGCGTCGTGGCGAGGAGGTTTTGAGGGAGGGGACAGCAAGCGAGAAGAGAGGTTGGAGATGGACGTGCTGGGGACTTCAAATGGAAGGGCGATTACTGctgcctccgtttcatatgGCAATATTTCCTggtataaatttatcaatagatgaatgtttataatatatatatatatgtctagattcgttAGAAGGCCTTGAATAAGTACTTACCATGTTGGGTTAGCCTCTAAATTAGGAGCATATAGACCATCTGCAAGAGAACGGTAGGGGTGTGATCCTCTGCGGTACTGCATGTGTAGCAGTACTGCATGTGCAGTACCGTAGAGGATCTGAATTGGAACTCTAGTACTCTGGCTGCGTTCGAACCGGCCGGTTGTAAAAGCTAATTAATTGCACGGAAAACGATAAAcgttattagtatatgattaattaagtattacttattaaaaatttgaaaaatgaatttatttgatcttctaaaacaatgtttatatagaaaattttacacagaatataccatttagtagtttgaaaagcgtgctAGCGAAAATCGAGAAGTTCTTTTATCTCAACTGGATGAAACGAACGCACCTTCTACCCTCCAAAATCTTATGTTTGCCTTAAAGCAAACCAAAAATTGAAATAACTTGCATTGATAATACATATGTTTACTCTAAATGTAGCATATGAAAGAACTGATATtagatttgcataaagttggatatatgttttttgCACCTATTCgcaaagtttaattttaaagataaattttaaatatctcttggagatgctttaATAATCATGGTATTGGTTGTTTCAGCTGGTGTTAGTGATTCGATCATATGTATTGTAAAATACgcaacattttcttttaagccaaaatacaaatcattcatttttttaggttACAAAGAGACCACCGCATTATTTGGCTATATCCATTTAACAACTAACAGAGAGGCTGGAAGTAATCCACACAACTCGTTAGATTCCCTATGGGAAACATGTCAATTGCCCTTCCCTTTAAACATTACTCTTAGCATTTTAAAATCTTGTAACCAAGTTTTCTAGTGTTTGATCATAAATACGTTTCAAACTATCTAAGCTTGTCAAATGGTTTCATGTAGTACTAAGAGTTTGTCACTTTGTTCAATGCAAATGCATAGAAATAACCATCAAAACTTAACCATGAAGTTAGAAATGTCAAgaaaatttgatgatttgacattttctttattgtcaaattatttatgttgaaaCTTATGAGTATAATACATGGGAACATCTAACTCAATAGCAACGGATCATGATGTTAAATAATCGAAACgcagtattaaaaaaaatctaggtaAGATCAGTTTGGGTTACATTAGTGATGGACTCCACAGTTGGACTTTCCATTTCACAACCAAAGTGACTGTCATATGCAATATGGGCTTCACCTTTGAGTCCATGACAAAATTCTCTCAAAATAGTACCAAATAACCTGCTGATGGGCTGCACAAAGCGTGCTTTCTTGCCATGCTCAAACTTTCAGTACCAGCTTAGCCCCAAACTGCTCCACTCTCGTTTTCACGTTAGAACAATCTCCAAACGTTAGTCTAATTTGAAACCATTCTGCCTTCTCAATTTTGAACAAAAACCATGAGACGAGAAATTCAAAAGGCCCAAGCTTGCAAAACTCTCCACCCTCCCATGTACGCACATGCCGCAGACACGTCCGTAAAACGCCAAACTCCCAACGCAGTTGCGTGTACCATAATTCACACCAGCCACATAATCCGCCACACGAAATTCAACCATAAAATTCCAAATCATCCAGAAAAAATCCATCGAAACTATGAATTTTTTCCTTGGAAATACAAAGATTTTTTCTCCTCGTCTTCTTTAAGCCCAAGCAAAACCTCCCGGAAGGCCCAGAAGCGGAGGAAAAATCCTAATCTCTCGACGAGTTGGCTACGCCGCCACGTTGCCCCCTCCTCCAATCCACACACACATACGCGCGAGGGAGGAAACCCCAGTCGCCGGCAAAGCTGGACACCTGCGCCATGGAGCGGGTGGCGCTGCTCCGCaactccggccgccgcctcctccaccgctgCCGCAGGCCCAGGCCCGTCGTCCAggccgcggcgtcgtcgtcgtccgcgccGTACCGGCCGTCGTTCTCGTCGCGCGGCCGCTCGGGTCtgcccggcggcgcgcggctcctggccgccgcggcgccgctgcACTGCTCTGGGAGGTACTGGCCGCTCACCGCCCCTCGCCTCGCTCGGCGCCTCTCCGCCCCCGCTGTGTCCACATCTCCCTCGCCTGTTCCCCAGGGTAAGAGCTGCTTTTACCTGAACTCAGACAGATAGTGGTTTGCATCACAGTATCAGAACGAAGCTACGGAGATAGTCGCGAGTACCGTTTCGCTTGCTGTTTCCAGATATTGTTAACAAATCCTCTTAGTCTCATAATTGATTAGAAGTTCCATTGTGATAATCATGAAAGGTCATGTCAAAGTTCTACATTTTGCTTGAGCTTGTGCCTTGTGGGTTTTAATGAGATAGCTGAGAAGACAATGCTTGTGAAGAAGCAAGCATTTGAAACTTCATTTGAGAATGAATGTGTGATCTGTGTTCCCTTCTGACATAAGCAGATACTGATGACGTCCATGAGTATGCTGCAAAGTTAGGGTTTGAGAAGGTATCTGAACAGAGCATAGATGAGTGCAAATCAACTGCTGTCCTTTACAAGCACAAGAAGACAGGCACAGAAGTGATGTCTGTGTCGAATGACGATGAGAATAAAGTGTTTGGTATTGTTTTCCGCACTCCTCCGTAAGTACATTTATTCCTTGTTTCTCTGTGTAAGTTTATCATAAAGATTGATGAAGGAGAATGTATTCATtgataagaaataaaaaggaacAGATTATTGCATATAAGCCTACtgtgggttttttttaagtagtattCTTTCATCACCAGGAAAAATTCA is part of the Oryza brachyantha chromosome 2, ObraRS2, whole genome shotgun sequence genome and encodes:
- the LOC102711048 gene encoding uncharacterized protein LOC102711048, which translates into the protein MELTTLPASPPQDDFRFDGPMFTAFPEAAPEAGTNPFASTDAMGDSNPFLATAVTAPPSPNPFELHQSASPGIVSGAADPFDLFQHFTSAPASPARAAAIYAQFDSSVGDGSGPDKDRAVVDDDDDFQPRASYSTAASTVPFDWEEKPGKPKTELACAAASAANGEVDDADFDFGVLLDKNVQVAELTTADELFDEGKIRPLKPPPGLLDGGSVASSPRSPISKSSMWSPRLRGLVGSGADFDPFAAALAKAAKGPSPLGAGAKDAADAGTASSPRKPDPVSVSVTSPRSIPPVTMINGGRKKWRLSDMLLFRRSAAKARATGNISKEPVFKYSPVQQLGSGTPVKKATAAEPVAANGDVSAGKHKKQSKKVAAAVEDGMASPHRHSVMGCAGLNPGLHRLAKGFNGSSLHFGHRRTARRPVSDEQVKIHGG